The segment ataattaaatatatgtatatataattatatatatgtatatataaacaaatatatacatatatatacatacatatatacattcatacatatatatgtgtgtgtgtgtatttatatatacacacacatatatacaaacatatatgcacatacacacacacacacacacacacacacatacacacaaacagccattcagtccactgcaggacataggcctctctcatttcactagcgagaggttatttggcaataccactcttgcctgattggatgcccttcctaatcaaccgcggttaggcgcgctaacacttgtgccacggcggcgacttcctcgacgacgcttgcgtttgacttctcaaggcgatatgtcgttttctcgccgtgagatcgggttcgagccagcagtcgaagcgcaagcatttttacgactgtcgcggcgGGGAAATTAAATCGGGAGCATGAGGCTCAGAgttaagtgctctaaccactagagcatcgcggcagtcacatatatatgtatacatatatgtgtatatatatacatatatatgtatatatagataaattgatagatagatatatatacatctatagattgattgatgaatagatagatagtgtgtggcgtatgtgtgtgtgtgtgtgtgtgtttgtgtgtgtgtatgtgtgtgtgcgtgcgtgcgtgtgtgtgtgtttatttatatatgtgaatatatatatggaaagaaagatagaaagatatacatacatatatagaaagactgatagagagatagattgatagatatatgaaacacacacgaacatacacactcacacatacaaatgtgtgtgtacatatatatttatatatctatatatacacacatttgtgtatatatatatatatgtataaacatataaaatacactcacaaacacacacacacacttatatatatatatatatatatatatatatatatatatatatatacacacatttatatatacatatatagacaaatgtgtgtggatgtatgtatatataaacacagtgtaaatatatgtgtgtgtgtctgtgtgtttgtaatgtCTCTGCcaataaataattttttaaaaatgtatattttttttcacctccTTTCTTCAGCAGAATTTAAGCtacataaatgattatatattcatgaagTACAAACGTTGACTAATATGAAAGATGATGTAAGAAGTACATCTCGATGCGGCATATTGATCACAGGTAATTTATGATACCAACCTCATTAACCTACAACTTATCAATGTTGTCgtttaaataccccccccccccctccgttcccaAAACTTATGtatttttactttaaaaaaaatgaaataagagccACCTGCATTCCGCTGAAAACCACTGCTCGCAAGCACACAGGCTTCTACTATATGTAGGTCTATATGttgggatgtgtgtatgtgtgtatacacacgcgcgcgcgcacgcattcgcacacacaaaaacacatatgtgtgtatatatacatatatgtgtgtgtgtatgtgtataaataaatatatgtatatataattaaacatgtatatatatacatctatatgtgtgtgtatgtgtgttaatgtatacacgcacacatatatatacaaacatatatgtacatacacacacacacacaaatgcacacacacacacacacgcacacatacacacatacacacacacacacatatatatatatatatatgtgtgtgtgtgtgtgtgtgtgtgtgtatgtatatatacatatatatgtatgtatgtatatctatatgtatacatatattgatagatagatagatatacatatgcagagattgattgatgaatagatagatagtgtgtgatgtaggtatgtgtgtgtgtttatttatatatatgaatacatatatggacagagatataaaaatatttaaatatatatatgtgtatatatatgtatgtatgtatgcgtatatatatatctatgtatatatatgaacacttatatgtaaaaagagatagaaatatatgcatttatgtagaaagatagatagattgatatatagatatatgaaacatacacacgaaaaacacacacacacatgtatgtatatacatctgtgtgtatgtacatatatatatacatatatatgaaatacactcacaaacacacacacacatatatatatacaaatgtatatatatttatatgtgtgtgtgtgtacatatatatatttatatatatatatataaacatttatatatatagaaatgtatatatatgtatataaacacacacacacatatatctatatgtgtgtgtgtgtgtgtgtttatatatatatagatagatagatagatagatagatacatagatatatatagatatatagatatatatacatatatgtagatatatatagatatataaatatatacatatatatgtatgtatgtatatgtatatatatatatacctatattgataggtagatagatagttagatatagagatTGAATGatttgataaatacatagatattgtgtggtgtatataggtgtgtgtgtgttgtgcacacacacacacacacacacatacatatatatatatatatatatatatatatatatatatatatttatatatatgagtgtgtgtgtgtatgtgtgtgtttatttaaatatgtattaattcatatatgaaaaaatagatagaaagaaatacatatatatagaaagattgatagacagatagatagatagatagatcgatgaaacacacacactgacacacacacatatatgaatgtatatatgtgtgtgtgtgttgtgtgtgtctgtgtatgtgtatatatatatatatatgtatatgtacacaacacacacacacacactcaaatatatgtgtgcgtgtgtgtgtgtgtgtgtgtgtgtgtgtgtgtgtgtgtgtgtgtgtgtgtgtgtgtgcgcatatgtataaattaatatatgtatgcataattaaatatttgtatatataattaaatatatgtatgcataattaaatatttgtatatataattaaatatatgtatgcataattaaatatttgtatatataattaaatatatgtatatataataagatatatgtatttataaataaatatatacatatatatacatacatatatacatacatatatatgtgtgtgtgtctgtatctatatatacacacatatatgcatatatatacacacacacacaaacagccattcagtccactgcaggacataggcctctctcaattcactattgagaggttttttttagcagtaccactcttgcctgattggatgcccttcctaatcaaccgcggttcggcgtactaaaagttgtgccacggcggcgacttccccgacgacgcttgcgtttgacttctcaaggcgatattgtcggttcgagccagcagtcgaagcgtaaacatttttacgactgtcgcggtGAGGAAATGATATTAGGATCATGAGGGTCAGAgttaagtgctctaaccactggcccatcgcggcagtcacatatatatgtatatatatacatatatatgtgtgtgtgtgtttatttatatatgtgaatacatatatggaaagatagatagaaagatatacatacataaatagaaatattgatagacagatagattgatagatatatgaaacatacacacacatatgtaaatgtatatatgtgtgtgtatacatatatatctatatctatatatacacacatgagtgtatgtatatatataaaatacactcacgaacacacacacacttatatatatgtatacatatgtgtatgtatatatatacatttatatatacatatctatacaaaggtatatacacacacacacacgcatatatatataaacacacacagacacacacactcacacacacacacccacacactcacacacaaacacacacaaacacacacacacatatatatatcggccTATCACCAAGGACATCCGGGAGGagtggacggggagggggggggggttgagagagtatATATTGGCCGGAGCAACACTGTGGACCAACAGACGGTTCTTTCTCCCTCCGTGAACATGTAAGTCGAGAATGGCTACAGTATAGTATGCCACAGTATGTATTTTACAGTACCAGGCTTCAGGAACGACGGATCATTCGCTGTGACAAAAGCCTTAAAATAAGCactgttttacttttcttctgaACCATAGGATCTATGGTCTTTACTGGTGGTGGATTAAGCAAGTACAGCCTACTGGATGTATTGCCttttttgttctatatatattGCGAATTTTGCCCACGTGTTGTACATGagcaattttttttatcttctttcagaGTGAGATCTCCAGTATGAAGGCTTGCATGCTCCTTGCTGTGGTGGCGGTGACGGTGGCCATCGCGGCCGCACAAGGTCGTCCTGGTGGTCGTCGTCCCCCTTCTGGCGGTGCTGACGGTCGTCGTCGCCCTCCTGGCGGCGCTGGCGGTCGTCGCCCCCCACGTGGCCCTCCTCCATGCATTGGTAAGGAAAATACTCTAAGATTCaaattttcctttcattcatatCGTCTTCTGGATTTGAAACCGATACTGAATGTTACCTCGTAACAGCGAGACTAGTCAAATGCCATTCTTTAGTTCGTGCTGTTTTGATACTCATATTCAAAGGCTGATTTTCACATAACTGATACACCTGCAGAGTTGCTGTGCGGTGAAGATACGGAATGCCCCAAATGCATCGGAGATATCATCCACAGCAGCGAAGACAGCACACTGAAGGAACAGCTTCGTGATTGCTACACAGCTGCTGACGGTTTGTTGTTCTTTCGTCAGTTGACTCTGGAAAACGACGGctgcaataacgatgataatgacaataagaacattTACAGTGCTGATGATGAATTTAAATTTCTAGCTGCTTCATGGTGCTGGATCTTATCCTGGACGACACTTGGTCATATGCTTTTCTTACTAAAATAGCCATCATTGTTCCTCCATCAGATTGCGCAGATGAATCAGCTGTAGACCAAGCCACTTTGTTGAGCTGCATCGAGGGTGTCAACGCAGACGTATGTATATGATAACAGTTTAAGTATATTTGGTACATAAGCGTTGGAATTCAATAAGGAAAAGGGCGTGATTAATTGACATAGAAAGAGTCAGTTGTTCAAAATAACTGAAACGCTATGTCACTACAATATAACCCTGACGATATTTGTTTTTACCAAAGGTTATTAGACTTCAGATTTCAAAATCACagcgactgtgtgtgtatgtgtgtttgtgtgtgtgattgtgtgtgtgattgtgtgtgtgcaggtgtgtgcgtgtgcgtgcgtgtgtgcattgacAGTCACTGCTAATATTCCTCCTTACTTTTTTCCAGATTGGTGCTTGTTTCCCTGCAAAATAAACGGACCTCGGCTATCGGATAAATATTGCATCGCAACGTTGAATGGACCGGCTCAATTAgtaattttatttccttgttggtattttcatttttttttttttatcattggatTATGCTCCTTGACACTTTTAAAGGAATCTATATTCTTCGCAATGTCTCTgtcaataaataatatcaatagtaaacctttttttttcacctccGTCCTTCAACATTTCAACCaataaaatgtttaataaaaatTACTAATATGATAGGTAGTGTAAGAAGTATATCTCTTTATACGGCATATTGATCACAGGCAATTTATATTATCCACCTCATTAACTTATAACACCAATTTTGTTGTTTGAatacttcccccaccccccacccccgttgCAAAAactttttgacaaaaaaaaaaaatcaaataagggCCAAGTGTATTCCGTTGCTCGCAAGCTCACAGGCTTCCACTATAAGTaggtctatatgcacacacacacacacacatatatatatacatatatatacatttcatgtatatatagatatatatatacatatgtatatatatttatataaatacatatatatatatatgtatatatgcatatataattatacatatacatattaaatatatttttatatatacatgtatatatacatgtattcatatatttatcaaatatatatatatatatgtgtgtgtgtgtgtgtgtgtgtataaacatatgcatatgtttatatgtatatatacacacatacacacacgcacatacacacacacatacatacatacacacacacacacatacgcacacatacacacacacacacacacacacacacacacacactacacacacatatatatatatacatatgtatatatacatatatatatgcatatatgtatatgtacatatacatacatatatatatgcatatatatacatatcatatttatatttatgtatgtttatatacacatatacacatgtatatatgtatatatatgtatatacacatatgtatatatttatatgtatatgtatacacatacaaacactcacacacacacacacacacatttatattttatatatatatatatgtgtgtgtgtgtgtgtgtgcgtgtgtgtgtgtgtaatgtgcatatatgtacatgtatatgtaaatgtatttatattcatatatatatgaatatatatatatatatatttatatatatacatgtatgtatgtatgtgtctgtgtgtgtgtgtgtgcgtttataaaaatacatatacaaccatatatatatatatatatatatatatatatatatgtttgtgtatatattttgtattccgCAAAGCTGTTAAGGGGGAAAACGCGGAAGGACACAAAAGAGTGAACAGCAGCTGAGCGAATGTGCCTATATAAGacgaaacatatatgtatatatatatgtatatatatatacttatataggtagacacacacacatatatatataatatatatatattaaatatatatatatgtatatcatcatatgtgtgtgtgtatacatatatatatgggagcgCATGACCGCATCAACCCTTCGCTTCcaaccacgagggtccctcatggcgagtctccaagcaggccctcagcccatctctagcttCTCGCAACAGGTCTGATCGAGccgcccaagccatgacctcttaggtcgtcccataggcctcctccacccaggatttgctcgcagagagacaacctgatgggcagagtCATCCACAGGGAGACGAATTAGGTGCgcctatagcctgagttggcaatatgatcccagattatgcaagtaacgcCACCtgcaagtcaaacgcaggtggcgtaggggaagtcgccgtggcaaaagtgttagcgcgccgaaccgcggttgatcaggaagggcatccaatcaggcaagggtgacactgccatataacctctcaatagtgaatttagagaggcctatttcctgcagtggaatgaatggctgtataaaaaaaaaaaaaaaaaaaaaatattcaacttTCCTGACAAAACGTAAATGGGCAAAAATGAGAATTAAAGAGTAAAGTATTCTACTTCCTGATTATTAGATTACTGtatgttattcttaatattttcaaTTCGGAAACCTCATTACGTCaacctgtgcatatatatgtatatgtatatgtgtatatatatgtatatagctgtatatatgtatatataaacatatatatctgtatatatatgtatatatatgtatatatgtatatatatgtatatataatatatatacacatatacatatacattaatatgtatatgtatatatatgtatatgtatataatatataaacatataaatatatacatatatacatatatatttatataatacatacacacacacacacacacacgcacacactcacacacacacacacatatatacatatatatgtatatataaatatatttatatatatatatataatatacacagacacacacacatacatttgtgtgtatgtgtgtgtagtatgtgtgtgaatataatacatatatatgtatgtttatatatacatatatatgatatatataagcataaatatacatatacttacatacatatatgtgcacacacacacacatatatatatataattatatatatgtatgtgtatatatatgtatatatacacatatatatagtatatttgtgtatatatgcatacatatatatagcatatatgtatacatatacacacacacatatatatgtgtgtgtgtgtacatatgtatacatacatacatatatatatatgtgtgtgtgtgtgtgtgtgtgtgtgtgtgtgtgtatacatatgcatatatatatatatatatatatttaaccccttgccgacgggtacgacgggtagacacgtgctatgcccactgttagtacttgtttgattgttttcacacatagatggctatacttgtactaagtcaccaatgagccagttaggagtactgcccgtctcgcccgttcacccttttctttgatttacgaaatattttacattatcttattttgctgttactaatattaaaaaacattataataattataatgtttataataaaaataacaccatcgatatccatagcactagtaaaaaacacgtttttctcgccaattcaaatcacgtatggtcacaaggtctattaattgactcctttgtggctaagcactagcaaagccatctatgagcagacatttcacaaaaaatatagaaaatgggcacagcattttccccattttttgttcattttccccgacggcattgggatatatatatatatatatatatatatatatatatatatatatatgtgtgtgtgtgtgtgtgtgtgtgtgtgtgtgtgtgtgtgtttacatatgcatatatatatatatatatatatgtgtgtgtgtgtgtgtgtgtgcatatacatatgcatatatatacatatatatacatatatatgtgtgtgtgtgtatacgtatgcatatatatgtgtgtgtgtgtgtgtgtgtgtgtgtgtgtgtgtgtgtgtgtatgtatgtatgtatgtatgtatgtgtgtgtgtgtgtgtgtgtgtgtgtgtgtgtgtgtacatatgcatatgcatatatatatatatatatatatatatatatatatatatacatatatatacatatatatatgtgtgtgtgtgtatacatatgcatatatatatatgtgtgtgtgtgtgtgtgtgtacatatgcatatgcatatatatatatatatatatacatatatatacatatatatatgtgtgtgtgtgtgtgtgtatatacatatgcatatatatgtgtgtgtgtgtgtgtgtgtgtgtgtgtatgtgtgtgtgtgtgtgtgtgtgcctatacttttttttatttcctcttcctagtCATGTTCCGCAAAAGCTGCCAAGTGGGAAAACGCGGAAGGAGACACAGAGCAGAGAACATTAGCTGAGCGGTATATAAGACGAAACGAAGGCAAAGCGTCTGACTTCCATCAATCTTTCCCGACCGATCGTGTAAGTCTTGAGCGACTATAGTTAGGGCAGTCgttgattcttttttcttcttgattttcctatttttattatttttcttcttcttcttcttcttattattattattattattattattattattattattattattattattattattattattattattcctctccttctttacttGAGGGATCCGTGTAATTTAAATGGAAGGACATCGCCTGAAATCTTTGACGCATGTATCCATTTCAGATTCGTTTCTCCGCAATGAAGGCGGTCGTTACTCTTGTCGTGGTGGTGCTTTTGGTGGCGACCATGATGGAGGAAGCCGGTGGTCATAAGCGCAATGGTCGTGGAGGAGGCCCTGGGGGACGGGGTCGGGATCGACGTGGCTTGTGCATTGGTATGGAAACAAGAATTCAATTGTTCAAAGAATATCCACCTCGTCTGTTATCTCCCGTTGGTGGCTGAGAATAGCTCGCGTGCTTTACCCATGTATTTGTGCTAACTCCTTCGCCGCTTTTGTACTTCTGAAGAGACTCTTCCTTTGTGTATTGGCCTGAAGATGTTCATTTGTCTCAATACTCTCCATTGTCGTGTAGTTCTTCCTGGTGACTCCAAATAACCCGCAAGCTTTACCCATGCATGTGTAAACAACGCCCCAATTATCCCAATGCCTTTTTACACCTGGAAATGCTGTGTAAAAACAACCGTGCAGTTTACAGCTAAAAGCCTAATCCTTCTGTAGATTCACTGTGTGGGGCAGCCGAAGATGCTGATACCTGCAGCGATTGTGCCAGGAATGTGCGTGGTTTTAAACAGCAGATTCGTACTTGCAGCCGTCAACTCTCAGGTGAGTTTTTTCACTATAATTCCCCATCGTGTGCATGGCTGATTTCTACATCTCCGCGTGCTGATAGTTCGAGAATGATTAACCACACTTCTTGCTAGTGATACGCTCTAATTCTTGCTGTTTCTTCAACCAGTACGTTGCCACAATATGACTACAGCCGAAACGGACAGCTTGACGACTTGCCTCACTGATGCCATCTCCGAAGTATGTAAATTTGAGATATCATAATCTCCTTGATCTTTTTACCAGTCTTTAGATTCGTATCGAGTGCATCACCTTGGCATAttaattcatttcttttattgtcGATTAGCATAAAGTAGTAGTAAATGCATttctcataatcatttttttatttttttttattttctctcttcagttGAGTGACTGCTTTTAAAGAAGAATCGACAATGGAACGGAAAACAGGAAAACGGATCGATGTCTTTCCGAAAAAAATCTTCAATTGGCTTTGACTGTAtggcacacataaaaaatatcctTTTAATCACCAATAAATAGCATGCAAACTATATTTTGTTTCATGGTGTAGCATACCCTGttcccgtatatatgtatatatgtatgtgtgtgtgtgtgtgtatatataataaatatatacatatatacatatgcatacatataagtatctatatataaatacaaatatatatagatacatatatatatatatatatatgtatgtatgtatgcccgtatgcttatttgtatgtatgtatgtatgtatgtatctatttatctatctatctatctatctatctatctatctgtttctgtgtgtgtatgtgtgtatatatacatacatgtacatatatacatacatgtacatatatacatatatatacatacatatatatatattacatatatatatatatgcacacacacacacacacacacacacacacacacacacacatatatatatatatatatatatatatatatatatatatatatgcatataactatacatatgctTAAGATAATAAAATCCCTTGATAAGAAAAGATGTACAACACGATTTTTTCCCCACAAGGAACAATTCGGTATTTTAGGCCATTGGGTGAAACACAACTGTAGATACAAATTTGTTCTATACTTTCACTTTGTTATAATCGACTGTTGACATTGCTTCATTCATTGCAAAGTTTGTACATCTCTTGCTCTTAAAATCCAGTGCAAAATGTTTATGGATTTTCGAAATATGGAACAATAAATATGCTTCTCATATACCTGTAACGTACAGTAGAATAGATTCAGgtcgaaaaaaatgataaaggtgACAACGTTAcacgttacatacacacacacatccacacacacacacatccatacacaaacatccacacacacatacacacatacacacatacatacatccatacacaaacgtacatatatatatatatatacgtatgtatgtatatgtatatatatgtgtgtatatatatgtatatgtaaatctgtatgtgtatgtgtgtatatatatatacatatgtgtgtgtgtgtgtgtgtgtgtgtgtgtgtatgcaaatatatacttatatatatataaatatatgtatatataaatttatgtatatacatatacatatatacatatataaacatacatatgaatatatatatattatacatatatatatatattatacatatatatatatatatatattttatacatatcatatatattatatatatctcaaatatgtgtgtctgtgcttgtgtgtctgagattttttttttttttgtgtgtgtgtgtgtgtgtgtgtgtgtgtgtgtgtgtgtgtgtgtgtgtgtgtgtgtgtgtgtgtgtgtgtgtgattttgtgtgtttttaaatatatgtatatatctatatgtatacatatgcatatacacatatgcacacacccacacacacacacagacacacacacggatatatatatatatatatacatatatatatatacgtgtgtgtgtgtgtgtgtgtgtgtgtgtgtgtgtgtgtgtgtgtgtgtgtgtgtgtgtactgtacatatttatacatacatatatatgtaaatatatttaaagatatatatatataaatatatatacacatatacatacatatgtatacataaatatacatttgtatattcatacatacatatataaatacatatatacatatatttatagatagatatataaatagatagatagatatacacaatacatatacatatatatgtgtatatataaacacatatatacacattatatatgtacatatatatgtgtatatatacatttatttatgcatatatacatgtgtgcgtgagtgtgtgtgtgtgtgtgtgtgtgtgtgtgtgtgtgtgtgtgtgtgtgtgtgtgtgtgtgtgtgcgtgtgtgtgcgtgtgtgtgtgtgtgtactgtgtatatgtgtgtatatatgtatgtatgtatgtatgtatgtatgtatgtatatatatacacacatacaaatatagttaGTTAGAtgactagctagctagctagctagctagatagatagatagatggatagatatgtgtgtgtatatatacatatatctatatatacatacatttatatgcatatatatgtatatatatacagatagatagatatagatatatgtatatatgtatattcacatatatatatatatatatcatatatatatacatgtatatatatatatatatatatattcatatacatatttatattgagtTAATTACTTCAGGTTAGCAAAGGAAGTTCGTGTTAACCAAAAAATTCAAGTCATAATTTCATAAGtcacatgtatgtgcgtatgtatcagCAGGCATATACGTATTAACTGTCACAGCCATTGATTTTTTTACCTTGAATTAAAGCCATAGAACGGGCATTGTCTGTTAGTTCTGACGTAAGTGATGACTTCGCACTCTACTGTATTCCCTGTTCCGCTGCTAATTGAAAAGGGGCGGGAGAGGACACGTGGGCTGTTCTAGTGATATAAATGCAAGGAAATTTTGAGGCCATTACCATTGCACGTTTGCCCCTGTTGCATCAAGCAAGGTATCGTGTTTCAAACTCTGTCTtattgtctcactctctttctcttttactctcagtctctctctctctctctctctctctctctctctctctttcttcctctctttctttctgtctatctctaacacacacacacacacacacacacacacacacacacacacacacacacacacacacacacacacacacacacatacacacatattttctgtCACCCATTTTTTTACGAATCCATATATGCAATATCTACAAATCGTATAATGTGtcattttttcccctattttcctaCACGTCACGGGCTTAACTTCCAGACTTTGCCAGTTGTCGCCATGAAGGGATTCGTTATTGTCAGCGTGATCGCTCTCCTTCTCGTCGCCATTGCTGAGACGCACAGAGGACATG is part of the Penaeus chinensis breed Huanghai No. 1 chromosome 2, ASM1920278v2, whole genome shotgun sequence genome and harbors:
- the LOC125035245 gene encoding uncharacterized protein LOC125035245 gives rise to the protein MYPFQIRFSAMKAVVTLVVVVLLVATMMEEAGGHKRNGRGGGPGGRGRDRRGLCIDSLCGAAEDADTCSDCARNVRGFKQQIRTCSRQLSVRCHNMTTAETDSLTTCLTDAISELSDCF